A genomic window from Lotus japonicus ecotype B-129 chromosome 1, LjGifu_v1.2 includes:
- the LOC130730890 gene encoding protein NETWORKED 3A-like: MPEITKNQPSHWWFLDSHSSTKRSPWLQSTLSELNEKTKAILKLIEEDADSFAQRAEMYYKKRPELVSMVEDFYRTHRSLAERYDQVKPDTGISHLTTGGSPFASAKYQIEKLMSFADNGYDTYSEDCAIDEYEESEVDDPDQEQEERAKFHNFTKEEQVSFVASANEEVMKLRDEIKRLNEETKVNKDQLKKKDAICDEVIMLREEIEKLRDENEAQKEELKQKDVEKIEVIKQLSLAIDMLKQENVEMRNFIAKESTKKWKYPFEFNKLVGAFSMKLFHGTPRNQPSVELSRRGLQN; this comes from the exons ATGCCTGAAATAACGAAGAATCAACCCTCACATTGGTGGTTTCTTGATAGCCACAGTAGTACTAAACGATCTCCATGGCTTCAATCCACTCTATCTG AGCTAAATGAGAAGACGAAGGCAATTTTAAAGTTAATTGAAGAAGATGCAGATTCCTTTGCCCAACGTGCAGAGATGTACTACAAGAAGCGACCGGAACTCGTGAGCATGGTTGAAGATTTCTACCGGACACACCGCTCACTAGCTGAGCGGTATGATCAAGTGAAACCTGACACCGGAATTAGCCATCTCACGACTGGAGGATCACCCTTTGCTTCAGCCAAATATCAAATAGAGAAGCTAATGAGTTTTGCAGATAATGGTTATGATACCTATTCTGAGGATTGTGCTATAGATGAGTATGAGGAATCTGAAGTTGATGATCCTGATCAGGAGCAAGAGGAGAGGGCCAAATTTCACAACTTCACAAAAGAAGAGCAAGTTTCATTTGTGGCTTCTGCCAATGAGGAAGTGATGAAGCTGAGGGATGAAATTAAGAGACTCAATGAAGAGACCAAGGTTAACAAGGATCAACTCAAGAAGAAGGATGCCATTTGTGATGAAGTGATAATGTTGAGGGAAGAAATAGAGAAACTTAGAGATGAGAATGAGGCACAGAAAGAAGAACTCAAGCAGAAGGATGTAGAGAAAATAGAGGTGATAAAACAACTGAGTTTAGCAATAGATATGCTGAAGCAGGAGAATGTAGAGATGAGAAACTTCATTGCTAAGGAGTCTACAAAGAAATGGAAGTACCCATTTGAGTTCAACAAACTTGTGGGAGCATTTTCAATGAAGTTGTTTCATGGAACTCCAAGGAATCAGCCCAGTGTTGAGCTCTCTAGGCGTGGTTTACAAAATTAG
- the LOC130730889 gene encoding probable indole-3-pyruvate monooxygenase YUCCA10, protein MQEASVIIVGGGTSGIATASCLTKKSISYIMLEREDCFASLWQKYTYDRLHLHLRKQSCELPHFPFPPSYPHYVPKKQFIEYLDNYVKHFNINPLYHRAVELAEHDNSHQNWRVKAKNRTSGHVEEYAGKFLVVATGETAEPRIPEVEGLEGFKGKVIHSTGYKNGKEFKNQNVLVVGSGNSGMEISLDLANFGAKPSIIVRSPVHFLTRDMMYYAGELLRYLSLSTVENLVVMASRIVYGDLSKYGIPVPTEGPFTMKMKYGKFPVIDVGTVNKIKSGEIQVLPAEIESIRGNQVLFRDGKSQPFDSIIFCTGFKRSTKKWLKGGDDFLNEDGFPKPGLPNHWKGNNGLYCVGLSRRGFFGANMDAQNIANDIASLITQQEKKELLV, encoded by the exons ATGCAGGAAGCATCGGTGATAATCGTCGGAGGTGGAACCTCTGGAATCGCCACCGCTTCCTGTTTAACCAAGAAATCGATTTCTTACATCATGCTTGAGAGAGAAGACTGTTTTGCTTCCCTGTGGCAGAAATACACCTATGATCGCCTCCATCTCCACCTAAGGAAGCAATCGTGTGAGCTTCCACACTTTCCATTTCCACCTTCTTATCCCCATTACGTGCCAAAGAAGCAGTTCATAGAGTACTTAGACAACTATGTCAAGCATTTCAACATCAATCCTCTGTACCACAGAGCAGTGGAGCTAGCAGAACATGATAATAGTCACCAAAATTGGAGAGTGAAGGCTAAGAACAGAACCTCTGGTCATGTTGAAGAATATGCTGGCAAATTCTTGGTGGTGGCTACTGGTGAAACAGCTGAACCTCGCATACCTGAGGTTGAAGGGTTAGAGGGTTTCAAAGGGAAAGTGATTCATTCAACAGGGTATAAAAATGGGAAAGAGTTCAAAAATCAGAATGTTCTTGTTGTTGGATCTGGCAATTCTGGCATGGAGATTTCATTAGACTTGGCCAATTTTGGTGCTAAACCTTCCATCATTGTTCGAAGCCCG GTTCATTTTCTTACAAGGGATATGATGTATTATGCTGGAGAGTTGTTGAGGTATCTGTCTTTGAGCACGGTGGAGAATCTGGTGGTGATGGCTAGCAGGATTGTGTATGGGGATCTCAGCAAGTATGGCATACCTGTGCCCACTGAGGGCCCTTTCACCATGAAGATGAAGTATGGCAAGTTTCCTGTAATCGACGTGGGAACTgtaaacaaaatcaaatctgGAGAGATTCAG GTGTTGCCAGCAGAAATAGAGAGCATAAGAGGTAACCAAGTGTTGTTCCGGGATGGCAAGTCGCAGCCATTTGACTCCATCATTTTCTGCACAGGCTTCAAAAGATCAACTAAAAAGTGGCTTAAG GGTGGTGATGATTTTTTGAACGAGGATGGCTTTCCAAAGCCTGGTTTACCAAACCATTGGAAGGGTAATAATGGTTTGTACTGTGTTGGACTGTCAAGGAGGGGATTTTTTGGAGCTAACATGGATGCCCAAAACATTGCAAATGATATTGCATCTTTAATTACTCAACAAGAGAAAAAGGAATTATTAGTGTAA
- the LOC130730891 gene encoding uncharacterized protein LOC130730891 gives MGPGGPGGGGPGGGWGPGPGGPGGGWGPGPGGPGWGPGPGGPGFFGPGGGFFGGFANGLCDIISSCFYCLCCCWMFQGCFGGPRGGPWQGGPQPY, from the exons ATGGGACCTGGAGGTCCTGGTGGAGGAGGACCTGGTGGAGGTTGGGGTCCAGGCCCGGGTGGTCCTGGTGGAGGTTGGGGACCTGGACCTGGCGGTCCGGGTTGGGGTCCTGGCCCTGGCGGACCGGGTTTCTTTGGACCTGGTGGTGGTTTTTTTGGTGGATTTGCTAATGGTCTATGTGACATCATATCTTCATG CTTCTACTGCTTGTGTTGTTGCTGGATGTTCCAAGGTTGTTTCGGTGGTCCACGAGGAGGCCCATGGCAAGGTGGGCCACAACCTTACTAG